The genomic DNA GCCCTGCCGGCTGATGTCCAGAAGGTCATGGAGGATGTGAGCAAGGAATGGATAGCAAAACAGGGTCAGACCTGGGATGCAATAGACAAAGAAGGCTACGAGTTCACCAAGAAGAGAGGAAACAAGATTATCGCTCTCTCGAAAAAAGAAGATGCCAGGTGGGTAGCAGCAGTAAAGCCGATCCTTGACGACTATGTGAAGAACATGAAGGCGAAGGGTCTTCCCGGCGACGAAGCCCTGAAGTTCTGTATCGACTATCTGAAGGCACACTAACAATAATACCTTGTAAGGTACATGAAGGGGACGCCTGCGAGTGTCCCCTTCTTTTTATGCAAAAAATAATTTATAATGAACACTTGATGAACCTTAAATGCCTTACTCTATCGTGGGATATGACATATATAAAACAGAGGAAATATAAAAGTTGGCTGTAGAAAAATGAGCAAAAGATTTTTAGAAGGGTCTGTGCTGTTCGTCAGCATATTGAAATGGTCACTGCTTGCAGCGCTCGTCGGCGTTGTTGTCGGATGTTCGACAGCGTTTTTTCTAAAACTCCTTGACCTCAGCATATCGGTCACGACAACATACAAATATTATTTTCTCCTGCTGCCGTTCGCGTTATTCCTGAGCACGTTATTGGTGAAATACCTCGCACCGGAGGCAGAAGGTCACGGGACGGAAAAGGTAATAGAAGCAATTCACAAACGTTTCGGCAAAATAAACCCCGCCGTAGTCCCGGTCAAGATTGTCGCAACAATTATAACCCTTGCCATGGGAGGATCAGCGGGCAAGGAAGGTCCATGTGCGCAGATCGGGGCGGGGCTTTCGTCAATCGTTGCAAGCTTCCTAAAATTCGACAATAAAGACCGGCGAAAATTGGTTATATGCGGTATAAGCTCAGGGTTTGCTGCTGTTTTTGGCACACCGATAGCAGGCGCAATGTTCGGGCTTGAAGTATTGTTTGTAGGCGGCGTCCTCTATGATGTGCTGTTGCCGTCATTTATTGCGGGTATTGTGGGGTATCAGGTTACAACGTATTTAGGAATCACGTATTTCCATGAACCCTTGCGTTTTATACCGGTGTTCAGCAGTTTCTTTTTTATCAAGGTGTGCCTGAGCGGCCTGTTCTTCGGTTTTTGCTCATTCCTGTTCATCGAAATATTGAGGTTTTTCGAGCATCTAAGCAAAAAAATACGGTTATGGCCACCGTTTAAGGCTCTAATAGGAGGGGCTCCTCTTGTACTGTTATCGTTGATATTCTCGACAAAATATCTCGGGCTGGGGTTGGACACCATCAAGTCGGTACTGGAAGGAGGTTCTGTCGCCCGGGGCGCCTTTCTTTTAAAAATGCTTTTTACGTCAATAACTCTCAGTTTCGGCGGGAGTGGAGGCATAGTCACGCCAATCTTTTTCATCGGCGCCACCTCAGGTAATTTTTTTGCAAATATTTTCGGATTGGAGTCCACAATATTCTCTGCGATAGGCATGGTAAGCCTCCTCGCAGGTGCCGCAAACACGCCGATCTCTGCAAGCATAATGGCAATAGAACTCTTCGGGGGATCAGTTGCGCCCTATGCCGCTGTTTCATGTGTTATAAGTTTCCTGATGACCGGTCACAGAAGCGTATACCCAAGCCAGGTACTTGCTGTTTCAAAATCACCCTCAATCAAGATCCAGAGATTCAGGGAGCTTGACGACAGTGAGGATATTTCAATAAGGCTAAGACCAAAAAGTATCATAGGGCTTGTGGCAAAGATAGTAGATAAGATTAAGAAAAGATAGTATGTGTATTACGTTCCGGCTGTGAGGATCTTCAAAACCGCCCTTCCCCATCCCACCGGCCCGATCCCCTCCTGGAGAATGATGTTCGGGATATTGTGCCCTGCGGCGTGTTTGCCGTCGGTCCGCTGGACAAGCACCGCAACGTCTGCCGCTTCGAGCATCGGGAAATCATTGGGACTATCCCCGATCGCTATGCTCCCCACGGCGCTGTAAATCTTTCGATAGAGACCGATCAGAATGGAAACCGCCCTTCCCTTATCGCTATCTCCCAGTATGTGATAAAAACTTCCCTGCGTGAAATTGAACCCCATCCGTTTGATCCCGGAAAAAAGCTCCCTTGATGCGCTCTCGTCACCATCGAACAGGAAGGGCTCATCGAAGTCCCTTCTTTGCGCCATTTTGGCTTCATCCGGGGACAGACCGGTGACATCCGCAAGTTCTTCTACGCTCATATCCCCGAATCCCCTGATGTAAAATCCTTTATTTTTCAATTGCCGCAAGGCCCTGCGCAGATCGCTGTACCGGGCGCCGAGCCCGATGATGTGATAATCTTCGTCTTCGGAAACGCTGCCTGCAAAAGCTATCAATCCCGGATCAAAATACCCCTTCGGGATAAAGATCCCTCCGCCGTTTTCTGATATAAAAGGATGCCTGTTGTCTAATTTTTTCCTGTAATGCTCAATCTCCGCCCTTGTCTTGCTCGAACAGATAACAAGCGGAACTGCGTGCTCCCTGATGAACTCAAGGGCAGGCAGGGCGTCGTGAAATGAGTACGCCGAGTCCAAGAGCGTACCGTCGAGGTCGGTAAATATAATAATATGTCGCATCGAATCCTCTGCTGTTTTTTAAAGACAGCATGAAAAATGCATGCATTTGCATTTTCATGTAACTGATATTATAATATATCATAAAAGGTTTCGGCGAAATAAAAAGCGTTTCCCAGATTTGTTAAAATAATCTCTATATAAATTGTTTAATTCCAGGAGGTGTACTATGTCTGATTTCTATCAAACAGGCGCAGTCTCAACATTACATCGGTTGGGTAAAGAAAAGGTCGAGGCCATCGAATCAAAACTTAACAGATACGCGCAGGAAAGACCGATTGCCCTTGTCCTGCCGTCCCTTTACAGCGAACTCAGCGGGGAGGCGCTGAAAAAGATCGTAGAGGAGCTGAAGTATGTTCAGTATATTAGGGAAGTTGTGGTTACCCTGGGTCCTACATCCGAAAGTGAGTTTCAGAATGCAAAAGATTTCTTTTCTGTCCTGCCGCAAAAGACAAAGGTTATATGGAATAGCGGTAAAAAGATGAAAAGAATATATAAGGCAATCGAAACGGAAGACCTCCCAACCGGTTCTGAGGGAAAGGGAAGATCCGTATGGATGGCTTATGGATACATCCTCTCAAGGCGCGAGTTTAACGCTATCGCGCTCCACGATTGTGATATTGTCACATATAGCAGGGATCTACTTGCAAGGCTCTGCTACCCTGTGACCAACCCCAGTCTTGATTACGATTTCTGTAAAGGGTTCTACACGAGGGTAACGGACAAGATGCACGGGAGAGCGACCAGGCTTCTTGTTACGCCTCTCATAAGGGCGCTCGAGAAGATCATAGGCTATCATCCGCTTCTGGTGTTTTTCGATAGTTTCAGGTATATCCTTGCCGGAGAATTCTCGATGGACGTTAATCTCGCCAGGGTAAACAGGATCCCCGGGGACTGGGGTCTCGAGGTCGGGACACTCGCCGAGGTATACCGGAATACCTCTATAAACAGGGTATGCCAGGTAGATATCGCCGACAACTATGAACATAAACACCAGACGCTTTCACCTGAGGATGCCACGAAGGGTCTGCATAAGATGTGCATAGACATCTCCAAGTCGGTCTTCAGAACCCTGGCATCTGAAGGGGTAGTCTTTTCTGACGGCTTTTTCAAGACCCTCGTCGCGACATATGTCCGTACAGCCCAGGATATGCTGAAGAGATACGAGGACGACGCATCCATTAACGGTCTTTATTTTGACAGGCACCAGGAAAGCCTGGCCGTAGATACCTTCACGCACGGCATTAAAAAGGCCGCAGAGGTTATCATGAAAGATCCTCTCGGTGTCCCGCTAATCGCAAGCTGGGATAGGGTTACCGCGGCAATACCCGATATTCTCGATAAGATCAAAGAAGCTGTGGAGGAAGACAATGCATAGCGACATCAACACGGGAACACTCCACGCGATATTTATAATCATACCCTGACCAAGGAGGATTGGCATGAATACAAAAACCGTATTGTGTAAACTTTCAATAATGACCCTTGTCCTGTTTGTTCTATTGATTACCGGTTGCGCTAAACCCCCCACACAGGAGATAGCGGAGGCAGAGAAGGCTCTTGAGGAGGCGAAACTAAAAGAGGCGCATCTCTATGCAGCCGATATCTACAAAAAGGCA from Syntrophorhabdaceae bacterium includes the following:
- a CDS encoding HAD-IIB family hydrolase, producing MRHIIIFTDLDGTLLDSAYSFHDALPALEFIREHAVPLVICSSKTRAEIEHYRKKLDNRHPFISENGGGIFIPKGYFDPGLIAFAGSVSEDEDYHIIGLGARYSDLRRALRQLKNKGFYIRGFGDMSVEELADVTGLSPDEAKMAQRRDFDEPFLFDGDESASRELFSGIKRMGFNFTQGSFYHILGDSDKGRAVSILIGLYRKIYSAVGSIAIGDSPNDFPMLEAADVAVLVQRTDGKHAAGHNIPNIILQEGIGPVGWGRAVLKILTAGT
- a CDS encoding chloride channel protein; translation: MLFVSILKWSLLAALVGVVVGCSTAFFLKLLDLSISVTTTYKYYFLLLPFALFLSTLLVKYLAPEAEGHGTEKVIEAIHKRFGKINPAVVPVKIVATIITLAMGGSAGKEGPCAQIGAGLSSIVASFLKFDNKDRRKLVICGISSGFAAVFGTPIAGAMFGLEVLFVGGVLYDVLLPSFIAGIVGYQVTTYLGITYFHEPLRFIPVFSSFFFIKVCLSGLFFGFCSFLFIEILRFFEHLSKKIRLWPPFKALIGGAPLVLLSLIFSTKYLGLGLDTIKSVLEGGSVARGAFLLKMLFTSITLSFGGSGGIVTPIFFIGATSGNFFANIFGLESTIFSAIGMVSLLAGAANTPISASIMAIELFGGSVAPYAAVSCVISFLMTGHRSVYPSQVLAVSKSPSIKIQRFRELDDSEDISIRLRPKSIIGLVAKIVDKIKKR